The following coding sequences lie in one Lysobacter capsici genomic window:
- the asnB gene encoding asparagine synthase B translates to MCSILGLFDLRPGADVRLLRQLALSLSAKQRHRGPDWSGVSAEPRAILVHERLAIVDPTGGSQPLRSADGELALAVNGEIYNHRELEQQLTQPYAFQTKSDCEVINALYRETADLGELLNRLNGIFAFALWDAARGRYVIARDPFGVCPLYWGHDADGRLWVASEMKALARLCDDVAPFPPGHYYDSDVGVPVKYYQRPWRDYAATQGVEVSKQELREAFERAVHRQMMSDVPYGVLLSGGLDSSLVAACAARFARRRIEEDDQAEAWWPRLHSFAIGLEGSPDLAAAEIAAAALGTVHHGFTYTFEEGLDVLPDVIAHIETYDVTTIRASTPMFLLARRIKAMGVKMVLSGEGSDEIFGGYLYFHKAPNAREFHEELVRKLDALHSFDCLRANKSMMAWGVEPRVPFLDVEFIEVAMRMDAQAKMVDKATGRIEKAVLREAFEGYLPDSILWRQKEQFSDGVGYGWIDGLKAHAEVQVGDREFATAASRFPINTPQTKEAYYYRGLFERLFPGTACAETVPGGKSIACSSPAAIAWDAAFANAADPSGRAIAGVHQAALA, encoded by the coding sequence ATGTGCTCGATCCTTGGTTTGTTCGACCTGCGCCCCGGCGCCGATGTGCGGCTGCTGCGGCAGTTGGCCCTGTCCCTGTCGGCGAAGCAGCGCCATCGCGGACCCGACTGGTCCGGGGTCAGCGCCGAACCGCGCGCGATCCTGGTGCATGAGCGCCTGGCCATCGTCGATCCCACCGGCGGCTCGCAGCCGCTGCGTTCGGCCGACGGCGAACTGGCGCTCGCGGTCAACGGCGAGATCTACAACCACCGCGAACTCGAGCAGCAGCTCACCCAGCCGTACGCGTTCCAGACCAAGTCCGACTGCGAAGTCATCAACGCCCTGTACCGCGAAACCGCCGACCTGGGCGAACTGCTCAACCGCCTCAACGGCATCTTCGCCTTCGCCCTGTGGGATGCGGCGCGCGGCCGTTACGTGATCGCGCGCGATCCGTTCGGCGTATGTCCCTTGTACTGGGGCCACGACGCCGACGGCCGTCTGTGGGTGGCTTCGGAAATGAAGGCGCTGGCGCGGTTGTGCGACGACGTCGCGCCGTTCCCGCCGGGTCACTACTACGACAGCGATGTCGGCGTGCCGGTGAAGTACTACCAGCGTCCGTGGCGCGACTACGCGGCGACGCAAGGCGTGGAAGTGTCGAAGCAGGAACTGCGCGAAGCCTTCGAGCGCGCGGTGCATCGGCAGATGATGAGCGACGTGCCGTATGGGGTGCTGCTGTCGGGCGGTCTGGATTCATCGCTCGTCGCGGCCTGCGCGGCGCGTTTCGCGCGCCGGCGCATCGAGGAGGACGATCAGGCCGAGGCCTGGTGGCCGCGCCTGCATTCGTTCGCGATCGGCCTGGAAGGCTCGCCCGACCTGGCCGCGGCCGAGATCGCCGCGGCCGCGCTCGGCACGGTCCATCACGGTTTCACCTACACCTTCGAAGAAGGCCTGGACGTGCTGCCCGACGTGATCGCGCACATCGAAACCTACGATGTCACCACGATCCGCGCGTCCACGCCGATGTTCCTGCTCGCGCGCCGGATCAAGGCGATGGGCGTGAAGATGGTGCTGTCGGGCGAAGGCTCGGACGAAATCTTCGGCGGCTATCTGTATTTCCACAAGGCGCCGAACGCGCGCGAGTTCCACGAAGAACTGGTGCGCAAGCTCGATGCGCTGCACAGCTTCGATTGCCTGCGCGCCAACAAGTCGATGATGGCCTGGGGCGTGGAGCCGCGGGTGCCGTTCCTGGACGTGGAGTTCATCGAGGTGGCGATGCGCATGGATGCCCAGGCCAAGATGGTCGACAAGGCGACGGGACGCATCGAGAAAGCGGTGCTGCGCGAAGCCTTCGAAGGCTACCTGCCCGATTCGATCCTGTGGCGGCAGAAGGAGCAGTTCAGCGACGGCGTCGGCTATGGCTGGATCGACGGGCTCAAGGCGCACGCCGAAGTGCAGGTCGGCGATCGCGAATTCGCCACCGCCGCCAGCCGCTTCCCGATCAACACGCCGCAGACCAAGGAGGCGTATTACTACCGCGGCCTGTTCGAACGCCTGTTTCCCGGCACCGCCTGCGCCGAGACCGTGCCTGGCGGCAAATCGATCGCCTGTTCCTCGCCCGCGGCGATCGCCTGGGATGCGGCGTTCGCCAATGCGGCCGATCCGTCGGGCCGTGCGATCGCGGGGGTGCATCAGGCGGCGTTGGCTTGA
- a CDS encoding penicillin acylase family protein, producing the protein MAKWIKRGVLALLCLFAIAAVGAWWLLRGSLPQLQGELALPGLSAPVTIQRDALGVVTVEAANETDAMRALGYVHGQERYFEMDLLRRTAAGELSALFGERALDYDRRHRVHRLRSRVQHELAAFAADKTALLQAYSDGVNAGLQGLSRKPWPYLLLQAQPEAWTMTDSALVGYAMYFDLQDGSNAREFGDWQLGHSLPAPLYQLLTHAGTSWDAPLFGAPIGDAVLPGADQVDLRKLPTPAPGGLLQLPFPDEIGSNNFAVAGSLTADRRAIVADDMHLGLRAPNLWFRARLRYADARVPGGRIDANGFTLPGLPALVVGSNGQVAWAFTNSYGDWADWSLEPGCASTAKAGGCAGLIEHEELIAVKGGAAQKFLVRETAWGPLMHDNADGSALALRWSAHLPGALNMGLSELTRAQSVDDAMNIAREVALPVQNLVVGDRNGKIGWRLLGPIPEREGDCTTTVAVENADPRGQAVTPPTCPPWTIQTQDAPHLIAPPSGRLWTANTRTLDGLELERIGDGNYVLGARAGQIRDGLFAKQRFNERDLLAIQLDDRALFLQRWWKLLQDQAARTGKTGNNHATALSAIAAAAQHWEGRAEPGSVSYRLVRNWRRAVHTRIANGLTAPAQVALGKQFEMPELKQLEGVVWPLLEQRPANLLPRNEASWDELLEHAARDVLDDFGIPPGANASAALAKHTWGEHNTARICHPLASALPGFAKRALCMPFDQLPGDAAMPRVQRPDFGASERMVVSPGHEVDGIIHMPGGQSGHPLSPFWGAGHDDWVQGRPTPFLPGAARYTLTLKP; encoded by the coding sequence ATGGCCAAATGGATCAAGCGCGGTGTGCTCGCGCTGCTTTGCCTGTTCGCGATCGCCGCTGTCGGCGCCTGGTGGCTGCTGCGTGGCAGCCTGCCGCAATTGCAGGGCGAACTCGCCCTGCCCGGCCTGTCGGCACCGGTGACGATCCAGCGCGACGCGCTCGGCGTGGTCACCGTCGAGGCCGCCAACGAAACCGATGCGATGCGCGCGCTGGGCTATGTCCACGGCCAGGAGCGTTATTTCGAAATGGACCTGCTGCGACGCACCGCCGCCGGCGAGTTGTCGGCGCTGTTCGGCGAACGCGCGCTCGATTACGACCGCCGTCACCGCGTGCATCGCCTGCGCAGCCGCGTGCAACACGAACTGGCCGCTTTCGCCGCCGACAAGACCGCGCTGCTGCAAGCCTATAGCGACGGCGTCAATGCCGGCCTGCAGGGGCTGTCGCGCAAGCCCTGGCCTTATTTGCTGCTGCAAGCCCAGCCCGAGGCCTGGACGATGACCGACTCGGCCCTGGTCGGCTACGCCATGTATTTCGACCTGCAGGACGGCAGCAACGCGCGCGAATTCGGCGACTGGCAACTGGGCCATTCGCTGCCCGCGCCGCTCTACCAGTTGCTGACCCACGCCGGCACCAGTTGGGATGCGCCGCTGTTCGGCGCGCCGATCGGCGATGCGGTCCTGCCCGGCGCCGATCAGGTCGACCTGCGCAAACTGCCCACGCCGGCGCCCGGCGGCCTGCTGCAACTGCCGTTTCCCGATGAAATCGGCAGCAACAATTTCGCCGTCGCCGGCAGCCTCACCGCCGACCGCCGCGCGATCGTCGCCGACGACATGCACCTGGGCCTGCGCGCGCCCAACCTGTGGTTCCGCGCACGCCTGCGCTACGCCGACGCGCGCGTGCCCGGCGGCCGCATCGACGCCAACGGTTTCACCCTGCCCGGCCTGCCGGCGCTGGTGGTCGGCAGCAACGGCCAGGTCGCCTGGGCGTTCACCAACAGCTACGGCGACTGGGCCGACTGGTCGCTGGAACCCGGTTGCGCCAGCACGGCCAAGGCCGGCGGCTGCGCCGGCCTGATCGAGCATGAGGAACTCATCGCGGTCAAAGGCGGCGCGGCGCAGAAATTCCTCGTGCGCGAAACCGCGTGGGGCCCGCTGATGCACGACAACGCCGACGGCAGCGCGCTGGCGCTGCGCTGGTCGGCGCACTTGCCCGGCGCGCTCAACATGGGCCTGTCGGAACTGACCCGCGCGCAATCGGTCGACGACGCGATGAACATCGCGCGCGAGGTCGCGCTGCCGGTGCAGAACCTCGTTGTGGGCGACCGCAACGGCAAGATCGGCTGGCGCCTGCTCGGCCCGATTCCCGAACGCGAAGGCGATTGCACCACCACCGTGGCGGTCGAGAACGCGGACCCACGCGGCCAAGCGGTCACGCCGCCGACCTGCCCGCCATGGACGATCCAGACCCAGGACGCGCCGCACCTGATCGCGCCGCCATCGGGCCGGCTGTGGACCGCGAACACCCGCACCCTCGACGGCCTGGAACTCGAGCGCATCGGCGACGGCAACTACGTGCTGGGCGCGCGCGCCGGACAGATCCGCGACGGCCTGTTCGCCAAGCAGCGTTTCAACGAACGCGATCTGCTGGCGATCCAGCTCGACGATCGCGCCTTGTTCCTGCAGCGCTGGTGGAAACTGCTGCAGGATCAGGCCGCGCGCACCGGCAAGACCGGCAACAACCACGCCACCGCGCTCAGTGCGATCGCCGCCGCCGCGCAACACTGGGAAGGCCGCGCGGAACCCGGTTCGGTCAGCTATCGATTGGTCCGCAACTGGCGTCGCGCCGTGCACACGCGCATCGCCAACGGCCTGACCGCGCCGGCGCAGGTCGCCTTGGGCAAGCAATTCGAGATGCCCGAACTCAAGCAGCTCGAAGGCGTGGTCTGGCCGCTGCTGGAGCAGCGTCCGGCGAACCTGCTGCCGCGCAACGAAGCCTCGTGGGACGAGCTGCTCGAACACGCCGCGCGCGACGTGCTCGACGACTTCGGCATTCCGCCCGGCGCGAACGCTTCGGCCGCACTGGCCAAACACACCTGGGGCGAGCACAACACCGCGCGCATCTGCCACCCGCTCGCCTCGGCCCTACCCGGCTTCGCCAAGCGCGCGCTGTGCATGCCGTTCGACCAGCTCCCCGGCGATGCCGCGATGCCGCGCGTGCAGCGGCCGGACTTCGGCGCGTCCGAGCGCATGGTGGTCTCTCCCGGTCACGAGGTCGACGGCATCATCCATATGCCCGGCGGCCAAAGCGGTCATCCGCTGTCGCCGTTCTGGGGTGCGGGGCATGACGATTGGGTGCAGGGGCGGCCTACGCCGTTCTTGCCGGGGGCGGCGCGTTATACGTTGACGTTGAAGCCGTAA
- the dapE gene encoding succinyl-diaminopimelate desuccinylase: protein MSGGIAPRTAAVVLALTCDLIARPSVTPDDLGCQAMIAQRLGRAGFACEHLRYGEVDNLWAVHGDGDGPTLVLLGHTDVVPSGPVDSWASDPYLPEIRDGVLYGRGAADMKGSVASFVVALEQFAAKHPHHGGRVALLLTSDEEGDAIDGVRRVADTFRARDERIDWCITGEPSSTAKLGDLLRVGRRGTLSATLKVIGVQGHVAYPEKARNPIHQAMPALSELAGRRWDDGYETFPPTSLQISNIHAGTGANNVIPGELQVLFNLRFNPSWNAERLERECEAVLQAHGLEYEIRWFRGGEPFYTPEGPLRAAAREVLAMFAGAAPLESTGGGTSDARFIAPLGAQCIEIGPVNASIHKVDENVLVADLEALPGLYLALIERLMVG from the coding sequence GTGAGCGGCGGCATCGCACCGAGAACTGCAGCGGTGGTGCTCGCGCTGACCTGCGATCTGATCGCGCGGCCGTCGGTGACGCCCGACGATCTGGGGTGTCAGGCGATGATCGCGCAGCGCCTGGGTCGCGCCGGGTTCGCCTGCGAACACCTGCGCTATGGCGAGGTCGACAATCTGTGGGCGGTGCATGGCGACGGCGACGGGCCGACCCTGGTGCTGCTCGGCCATACCGACGTGGTGCCGTCCGGGCCGGTCGACAGTTGGGCCAGCGATCCGTACCTGCCGGAGATCCGCGACGGCGTGTTGTATGGGCGCGGCGCGGCCGACATGAAGGGCAGCGTGGCGTCGTTCGTGGTTGCATTGGAGCAGTTCGCGGCGAAACATCCGCACCATGGCGGACGCGTCGCGTTGTTGCTGACCTCCGACGAGGAAGGCGATGCGATCGACGGTGTGCGCCGCGTCGCCGACACCTTCCGCGCGCGCGACGAGCGCATCGACTGGTGCATCACCGGCGAGCCGTCCTCGACCGCGAAACTCGGCGACCTGTTGCGGGTGGGCCGGCGCGGCACGTTATCGGCGACGCTCAAGGTGATCGGCGTGCAGGGCCATGTCGCCTATCCGGAGAAGGCGCGCAACCCGATCCATCAGGCGATGCCGGCGCTGTCGGAATTGGCCGGGCGGCGTTGGGACGATGGCTACGAAACCTTTCCGCCGACCTCGCTGCAGATCAGCAATATCCACGCCGGCACGGGCGCGAACAACGTGATTCCGGGCGAGTTGCAGGTGCTGTTCAACCTGCGCTTCAACCCGAGCTGGAACGCCGAACGTCTTGAGCGCGAATGCGAGGCGGTCTTGCAGGCGCATGGGCTCGAATACGAAATTCGCTGGTTCCGCGGCGGTGAGCCGTTCTACACCCCGGAAGGCCCGCTGCGCGCGGCGGCGCGCGAGGTGTTGGCGATGTTCGCTGGCGCGGCGCCGTTGGAGAGCACCGGCGGTGGAACATCGGATGCGCGTTTCATTGCGCCGCTGGGGGCACAGTGCATCGAGATCGGGCCGGTGAATGCGAGCATTCACAAGGTCGATGAGAATGTGCTGGTGGCGGATCTTGAGGCGTTGCCGGGGTTGTATCTGGCGTTGATTGAGCGGTTGATGGTTGGTTGA
- the dapD gene encoding 2,3,4,5-tetrahydropyridine-2,6-dicarboxylate N-succinyltransferase — MPRRRQSMSPAKKTTKKTAKKKSNEAPGIDELKFMIDSAFERRSMLTPDEIEGSTRPTVERVIDGLEQGEFRVAEPDGKGGWSVNEWLKKAVLLYFRVNEMQVVEADPAPFWDKVPARFEGYGEADFRKLGARIVPGAIARRGAYIGKDVVLMPSFVNIGAHVGEGTMVDTWATVGSCAQIGKHCHLSGGAGIGGVLEPLQASPTIIEDHCFIGARSEVVEGFVVGHHSVIGMGVFLGQSTRVYNRATGEISYGSVPPYSVVVSGQLPAKDGSHSLYCAVIVKQVDAKTRSKTSINDLLRGLAD, encoded by the coding sequence CTGCCTCGAAGGAGACAGTCGATGAGCCCCGCCAAGAAGACCACCAAGAAGACCGCGAAGAAGAAGAGCAACGAGGCCCCGGGCATCGACGAACTCAAGTTCATGATCGACAGCGCCTTCGAGCGCCGCAGCATGCTGACCCCCGACGAGATCGAAGGCTCGACCCGTCCGACCGTCGAACGCGTGATTGACGGCTTGGAGCAGGGCGAGTTCCGTGTCGCCGAGCCCGACGGCAAGGGCGGCTGGAGCGTCAACGAATGGCTCAAGAAGGCCGTGCTGTTGTACTTCCGGGTCAACGAGATGCAGGTGGTCGAAGCCGACCCGGCGCCGTTCTGGGACAAGGTGCCGGCGCGTTTCGAAGGCTACGGCGAAGCCGATTTCCGCAAGCTCGGCGCGCGCATCGTGCCCGGCGCTATCGCCCGTCGCGGCGCCTACATCGGCAAGGACGTGGTGCTGATGCCGAGTTTCGTCAACATCGGCGCGCACGTCGGCGAAGGCACGATGGTCGACACCTGGGCCACGGTCGGGTCGTGCGCGCAGATCGGCAAGCACTGCCACCTGTCCGGCGGCGCCGGCATCGGCGGCGTGCTCGAACCGCTGCAGGCCTCGCCGACCATCATCGAAGACCACTGCTTCATCGGCGCGCGTTCGGAAGTGGTCGAAGGCTTCGTCGTCGGCCACCACAGCGTGATCGGCATGGGCGTGTTTCTCGGCCAGAGCACCCGCGTGTACAACCGTGCGACCGGCGAGATCAGCTACGGCTCGGTGCCGCCGTACAGCGTGGTCGTGTCCGGCCAGTTGCCGGCCAAGGACGGATCGCATTCGCTGTACTGCGCGGTGATCGTCAAGCAGGTCGATGCGAAGACGCGTTCGAAGACCAGCATCAACGATCTGCTGCGCGGGTTGGCGGACTGA
- a CDS encoding polysaccharide deacetylase family protein, with product MAIEHPRGQRARLRRPMFFALSLLLCAVLTTAQAAGPSEVASADRATWPQALNSPAAFDRASRAEILAFGHELALSETLDDAALTQRLKLKQIDRASLDKIRARFWQRLSTNYRLAARACAPRETFCQPAADTAALRALALAFVAAPEPAYAAWRSDAARFHRIYLDEQLRLAALFPRTSSEIDTYSADEVDGSELPDRQFLLTFDDGPSAAGGNTDKLLRVLREHKLDATFFLLGQSLQQQVAANPKLSTAQRYAGMCVASHGWEHQSHSRWPQWQDSVLRSAALIKVQSGTLYVPLFRPPYGQRLADSGGFFRERGQRVVLWGIDSQDWNAKMTPTDMQGRLLSLMLLWRHGTILFHDIHDKARIALPWVLQHTRGAGVRWIDCKDYPLRG from the coding sequence CCGCGCGGCCAACGCGCGCGCCTGCGCCGTCCGATGTTTTTCGCGCTGTCGCTGCTGTTGTGCGCGGTGCTGACGACCGCGCAGGCCGCCGGCCCGTCCGAAGTGGCCAGCGCCGATCGCGCGACCTGGCCGCAGGCATTGAATTCGCCGGCCGCGTTCGACCGCGCCTCGCGCGCCGAGATCCTCGCCTTCGGCCACGAACTGGCGCTCAGCGAAACCCTCGACGACGCGGCCCTGACCCAACGGCTCAAGCTCAAGCAGATCGACCGCGCATCGCTCGACAAGATTCGCGCGCGTTTCTGGCAGCGGCTGAGCACGAACTACCGCCTCGCCGCGCGCGCCTGCGCGCCGCGCGAAACGTTCTGCCAACCCGCCGCGGACACCGCCGCATTGCGCGCGCTCGCGCTCGCCTTCGTCGCCGCGCCCGAGCCGGCCTACGCCGCCTGGCGCAGCGACGCGGCGCGTTTCCATCGCATCTATCTCGACGAACAACTGCGCCTGGCCGCATTGTTCCCGCGCACCAGCAGCGAGATCGACACCTATTCGGCCGACGAAGTCGACGGCAGCGAACTGCCCGACCGGCAGTTCCTGCTGACCTTCGACGACGGCCCGAGCGCGGCCGGCGGCAACACCGACAAACTGCTGCGCGTGTTGCGCGAACACAAACTCGATGCGACCTTCTTCCTGCTCGGGCAGTCCTTGCAGCAGCAGGTCGCGGCGAATCCGAAGCTGAGCACCGCGCAACGCTACGCCGGGATGTGCGTGGCGTCGCATGGCTGGGAACACCAGTCGCATTCGCGCTGGCCGCAATGGCAGGATTCGGTCCTGCGCAGCGCCGCCTTGATCAAGGTCCAATCCGGCACGCTGTATGTGCCTTTGTTCCGCCCGCCCTACGGACAGCGCCTCGCCGACAGCGGCGGTTTCTTCCGCGAACGCGGCCAGCGCGTGGTGCTGTGGGGCATCGATTCGCAGGACTGGAACGCGAAGATGACCCCGACCGACATGCAAGGCCGACTGTTGAGCCTGATGCTGTTGTGGCGGCACGGCACGATCCTGTTCCACGACATACACGACAAGGCACGCATTGCGTTGCCATGGGTGTTGCAGCACACCCGCGGCGCCGGCGTGCGCTGGATCGATTGCAAGGATTATCCGTTGCGCGGCTGA